In Pseudomonas deceptionensis, a single window of DNA contains:
- a CDS encoding sugar transferase has product MKRVFDIVIALLGLVVLLPVLAVVSILIRVKLGGPVFFTQLRPGLNGKPFKMIKFRTMRDAVDQNGVILPDADRMTAFGRTLRSTSLDELPELLNVLKGDMSLVGPRPLLIQYLPLYSPEQNRRHEVRPGITGWAQVNGRNALSWDEKFKLDTWYVDNQSLLLDLKILFLTVKKVLVREGISQENNATMEAFTGSIVLEHKISSDRKQL; this is encoded by the coding sequence TTGAAACGCGTATTTGATATAGTTATTGCACTTTTAGGCTTGGTTGTACTGCTACCTGTCTTGGCCGTTGTGTCAATCTTGATTCGCGTAAAGCTTGGAGGACCTGTTTTTTTTACTCAGCTTCGGCCAGGCCTGAATGGTAAACCCTTCAAAATGATCAAATTCAGAACGATGAGGGATGCTGTAGACCAAAATGGGGTTATTCTTCCTGATGCGGATAGGATGACAGCGTTTGGTCGAACATTGAGGTCTACAAGCCTTGATGAGCTTCCGGAGCTTCTGAACGTTTTGAAGGGTGACATGAGTTTGGTTGGCCCACGGCCTCTGCTGATACAGTATCTCCCCCTGTATTCTCCAGAACAAAATCGTCGCCATGAGGTGCGGCCCGGCATTACAGGTTGGGCTCAGGTCAATGGACGAAATGCACTTAGCTGGGATGAGAAATTCAAGCTTGATACCTGGTATGTCGATAATCAGTCTTTATTATTGGACCTGAAGATATTGTTTCTCACGGTTAAAAAAGTACTTGTGAGGGAGGGCATATCGCAAGAAAATAATGCAACGATGGAAGCCTTCACAGGATCCATAGTTTTAGAACACAAAATCTCAAGTGATAGGAAACAATTATGA
- a CDS encoding glycosyltransferase family 4 protein yields the protein MEKVLIDMAVRVLLMTQWFDPEPTFKGIVFARELARQGFEVEVITGFPNYPGGKLYPGYKMKLCQKEQIDGVNITRVPLYPSHDKGKIGRVLNYVTFSISLMLYGLFAKKADVIYSYHPPLTVGIAAAIVGFFRRVPVVNDVQDMWPDTLSSTGMVSNKRVLSLVGKVCDWVYKRSAKIVVLSPGFKTLLVERGVPAEKIEIIYNWCAEDAINQSQNVEQSVFKADGKFRILFAGNMGLAQALDVVLDAAALVSAQVPEIEFVFLGGGLEVENLKRLSQERALNNVVFLPPVSMAEVGLYLYSADALLVHLKEDDLFKITIPSKTQAYMAAGRPILMAVDGNAADLVSSSQSGVVAKSGNATSVADAAIQLFRASDTERAAMGENGIAFYKSHLSLVRGVEKFGSIFKLLAN from the coding sequence TTGGAAAAGGTACTGATTGATATGGCAGTTCGCGTTTTGTTGATGACTCAATGGTTCGACCCAGAGCCCACATTCAAGGGTATTGTTTTTGCTCGAGAGCTCGCTCGTCAGGGGTTTGAAGTCGAGGTCATTACCGGGTTTCCAAATTACCCAGGTGGTAAGTTATACCCCGGTTATAAAATGAAGTTGTGTCAAAAAGAACAAATTGATGGTGTCAACATAACGCGGGTTCCATTGTACCCTAGCCATGATAAAGGCAAAATTGGAAGAGTTCTGAATTATGTGACTTTTTCGATATCGTTGATGTTGTACGGTCTTTTTGCGAAAAAAGCCGATGTCATTTATTCTTACCACCCTCCTTTGACGGTTGGCATCGCTGCCGCTATTGTCGGTTTTTTTCGTCGCGTACCTGTAGTTAATGATGTCCAGGACATGTGGCCTGATACCCTAAGTTCGACGGGAATGGTTTCAAATAAACGTGTACTTTCGCTAGTAGGGAAAGTTTGCGACTGGGTATATAAGCGGTCTGCGAAAATTGTTGTGCTCTCGCCAGGATTCAAAACACTTTTAGTCGAGCGTGGCGTACCGGCTGAAAAAATTGAAATCATTTATAATTGGTGCGCTGAGGATGCCATCAATCAATCGCAGAACGTTGAGCAGTCTGTTTTTAAAGCGGACGGAAAATTTCGGATATTGTTTGCCGGAAATATGGGGCTTGCGCAGGCATTGGATGTTGTATTGGATGCCGCCGCTCTGGTGTCAGCCCAGGTGCCAGAAATTGAATTTGTCTTCTTGGGTGGGGGGCTGGAGGTGGAAAACCTCAAGCGCTTGTCGCAGGAACGAGCACTTAATAACGTTGTTTTCTTGCCTCCCGTTTCAATGGCTGAGGTAGGGCTGTATTTATATTCGGCAGATGCCTTGCTGGTTCATCTTAAAGAAGATGACTTATTCAAGATAACCATTCCTTCGAAAACTCAGGCTTATATGGCTGCGGGAAGGCCGATACTGATGGCTGTTGACGGCAATGCGGCCGATTTGGTGAGTAGCAGCCAAAGTGGTGTGGTTGCCAAGTCTGGTAACGCAACTTCTGTAGCGGATGCTGCAATTCAGTTGTTTCGTGCCTCAGACACTGAACGTGCGGCAATGGGTGAAAATGGAATAGCGTTCTATAAAAGTCATCTTTCCTTGGTGCGGGGTGTTGAGAAATTCGGCTCGATTTTCAAGTTGTTGGCCAATTGA
- a CDS encoding phosphopantetheine-binding protein has translation MSDTILRLIEESMEADENTISLGQPLDWDSIAIVTFMALVDERLNKTISADRLNKCETVDQVVELLAA, from the coding sequence ATGAGCGATACAATTTTGCGTTTGATTGAAGAATCGATGGAAGCGGATGAAAATACGATTTCTCTTGGTCAGCCATTAGACTGGGATTCCATTGCAATCGTAACTTTTATGGCTTTGGTTGATGAGCGTCTTAATAAGACAATTTCTGCAGATCGCCTGAATAAGTGTGAGACCGTAGATCAGGTTGTAGAGTTACTGGCAGCTTGA